The DNA window GCTTGGAACAATTCTaatcaatttcaaatcaatgtATTCAATCTCATTAATAAAGCAGTGACTTCTACAGTTTCCATCGGTTCTCcatattaaaaataaacctgCACAGACATCATAtgattaaatatgtttaataacTAGCTAATTCAGGGTAAAGcagtttaaatcagtttaaacaaataataaaagataacaGAAACTGTGAAGTCTGTAATGATTAAAGTACTGGGGTTATGTGGATATGTGTGGATGGTGAAATTATGGATCGGGTGAAAGCTTTAAATATTActtactactactaataattTTAATACTAACAAGATCCTAACCGAATTTCTCATCCATCAGTTAAAACaagaaagctgtgtgtgtgtgtgtgtgcctgaaatacagtggaaccccgatTTACGAAATGAATTCGTACCAGAGGGTCTTtcgtaagtcaaaattttcgtaagtcgaagcacctttttccctataaatagccttattcgttccaggccccctaccagtcgtgtatttcttctacaaatatgacttaatatttgaaaaaaaacactaagaatattccaaaatacaatctgaaatgaagaaaataatttataaatgataagtgcattaataaatatcaataaaatgaattatgtatgtaccttttgagtgaggcgatgctggctgaagacgaagttcttggtggaggtggcggaggctgaagaaagcatacgtatgcatgcatacatacgtacgtgtacatgtacataacattatggaatttaattctaaacattaaaactaaaacttacatttacgttaattaatgtacatacgtacactgtgcaataattttttttaaacattttttttttaaacttatgattttttttttagatttcgGTCGCgggaaatttgaaattaacgtgaattttcctgtatttgtgggatttcgttacGCGGGCATTTTGCTGTACCATGGGCAAaaatattgccgttaagtgccttcgtaacttgaatttttcgttaAATGGGGTCTTCGTAAGCTGGGGTTCCACtgtatctctgcagatcaggatcagactgacctgagattttcaacatggctgctgcttggttgaagGTTTGCAACCTTGGATTTGTTGGGGCTACAGAGATAcctttaataaattaattaagaAATGATTTACGAATTCCACCAGCATTTTCAACCATAGCCACGCCCCCTGAATTtgtgcacaccagagccaatcactgcagagcccgCCCCCATGCCCCACCTACTGTGTTCCAAGTCTCAAACCACACACCTAAAGAAACAGGCTACTTCGAGTGGAGATATataggaaaaacacaacaaacatgaatcagaatcagatacTTGCACAGAACAGTGGTATTCaagaccaaaacagaaaattgtCCAAGAATTAAAAGGCAGACTGTAGTTGCAACAGAATTTTTTCACCAAAGCTACTGCTAAAAGTGATGCAGCAGTGAAAGCTAGCTCTACTGTGGCCGAAGAATGGGCACATTTTTGAAGCAGTGCATGCTAAAGCTATGTGAGCACCGACTGGCCAAAGAGTCACGTAGTTACCTGGCTTTTTCGTTAGCTGTTGATGAAAGCACTGACAACGTGGATACAGCGCATCTGTACGTTTTGATAAGCGGCATGAAAGCAGACTTCACTGTTCGTGAGGAACTCTTGGATGTAGCTGCCATGCATGGAACAACGACAGGCAGGAATATTTTTGATGCAGTGGAGAGGTTCGTGAGTAAAATGAAATTACTCTGGGAAATGTTGGTGGGGCTAACTACGGCGCACCTGCAATGTGTGGAGGAAAAATGGGTTTGGTTGGACTAGTAAGTTCAAAAGATAGAAATCAGAACCCAAGACCAACTGATGTTTCCTGCTGTATGTGAGGTGTTCAGCCTACTTTATCTAGAGAGTTGAAGAGACAGTAGGTTTGGGTCTCCTCTCTGGGGTTTGAGGCTCGACTGCAGGCTCGCAATGTTGGTCTAATAGTCAGAGGACTCAGTGTCACAGTGGGTGATGACTTCACTCTGATGTTGGAGAAAGTGCGCAGCTCTTGGTCCACTGCCCAGCAGGATGTCTGGCATCACTAGTGACCACTGGGGCAAGAGCTGGTCTTTCTGTCATTGGAAATCACTCGCATGGTTTCTGAAGCAGCCAGTTGCTGCGACGTGTTTATCAATGATGATGATCTTAATAAAGCTTTTCTTGCTTCGAGTGGTGGCTCTGACTCGTAAGCTAATTCAACTTTTAGACTAAAATAACTGGAGGATGAAACGCTGGCCTTGTGGATCCTCCATTGTTACTTAATACAAGATGAATTAAATCaatttcatccatccatccatccatccatccattttcttccgtTTATCCGGGGCtgggtcgtgggggcagctgcctgagcagggacgcCAAGACTTCCCccaccccggacacttcccctagctcctccgggaggatcccaaggcgttcccaggccagccgagtgacatagtcactccagcatgtcctgggtcttcctcagCGTCTCCTCCTGttggggcatgccaggaacacctcctgagAAAGGCGTCCAGGGGCATCCAATATAaatgcccgagccacctcagctggctcctcttgatgtggaggagcagctgctctactctgagctcctctcgggtgacagagctcctcaccctgtCTCTAAGGGAACGCCCcaccaccctgcagaggaaactcatttcggctgGTTGTATCCGgtatcttattctttcggtcatgacccaaagttcatgaccataggtgagggtaggaacgtagattgaccggtagaGGTTGGTGGAGGgctgcttctccctcctccGGCACCGGATGGTTTTCCAGAATTTCCATTAGGCTGActggtagtcctcctccatggcctccccgaacttttcccagagtttttgcttccgcgaccaCCTGTGCTGCCGCTCGGTTGGCCTCCCGttacccgtcagctgcctcaggagtcccccaaGCTAACCATGTTcaataggactccttcttcagcttgacagcatccttTACTTCCagtgtccaccaccgggttcagGGATTGCTGCCATGATAGGCACCAGAAACCTTACAGCCCCAGCTCCAAACAGCCacgtcaacaatggaagtggagaacacGGTCCACTCtgactcaatgtccccagcctccttcgggatctggtcaaagctctcccagaggtgggagttgaagacctccctgacagtgGGTTCTGCCAGACGCTCCCAGCAGTCCCTCACAATGCGTTTGTGTCTGCCGAGactgtccagcttcctcccctgccagcagatccaactcaccaccaggtggtgatcagttgacagctcagcccctctcttcatctgagtgtccaagacatatggtggaggtcagatgacacaaccacaaagtcgatcattgacctccggccgagggtgtcctggtgccacgtgcactgatggacacccttatgcttgaacatggtgtttgttatcagaatcagaatcagaaatcctttaatgtcctgcagacaGGGAAatttgttatggacaaactgtgactagcacagaagtccaggaacaaaacaccactcgggttcagatcggggaaGCCGTTCCccccaatcacacccctccaggtaacactgttgCTGCCCACGAGAgcattgaagtcccccagtagaacaaCGGAGTCCCCGGTCAGAGCACTCtctgaaacaacagtgagagacctatccccgactcgaaggcgcagggaaacgaccctctgctctgctgaactgggggagccgcttcagcaactgttcaaccatagcctgaggttGGGGAGGGTCCccgtgctctggaagacttcatgtctcatcctgGTTCCTAAGATTAAACACCCCAAGGAGCCAGGTGACTTCAGACAAGTAGAGAGACCGCAGTACACATCTGACTTCCAGTACAACTCGGAGctctgccacatgcagaaatactcagatgacactgcaatagtgggctgtatcaaggatggacaggagggggagtacaggagcctgattgagggctttgtggagtggtgcaggtccaaccgcctacagctgaacacctccaagaccaaggagatggttgtggacttcagaaggaagaaaccatAGCTCCAacctgtgtccatcgagggggtcgatgtggaggtggtcaggacctacaaatatctggggctgcagctggatgacaggttggactggacagcaaacatggacgctgtacacaggaaaggacagagctgtctgtacttcctgagaaggctggggtccttcaacatatgcaaaaaactgctgcagatgttttaccagtctgtggtggccagcgtcctcttctacgctgtggtttgctggggaggaagcagcaagaagagggacgctgcccgactggacagactggtgaggagagctggctcagtggtgggcacagagctggactctctggtgactgtggcagagagaaggaccctggacaaactgctgtccatactggacaacacccaccaccctctgcacaacaccttcagcaggcagaggagtgtgtgtacGTCATTTTGTTTGGTAGCATACATAGAGAATACTTCTGTTGTGATATGAACAAGCTATGTTTTTTCAATGAACTGATActtattttaaacagaaatggaCGTAAGTAATTACATTGAAATACTtttgattttcactgttttgtaaGCTAGTCTGGTGctatatatttaatttactatCAATGGGCTACTTTTTGTTTAACTTATTTTGTCAACAATCTAAGGAATCAAGTAAGGCCGGATGTCTTTGTGTATTTCTACTCTGTTTAGGCCTACACATGCCAGGCTGTTTTCTTCACTTCACAAGTGTCCattgtaatgttttgttgattataGCAGTCCCcaataacaatataaataatacaatttttaTTTAGGCCCTTGTATAGTATTGATAGACTAATTTAGACAGCACTGCTGCATGGCTCTATAGACACCGGATGCCTGAGACATGACTCTAAAGTGCATGTCAAGTGAGGCTGCTCCGTCATGTCATCTAGAGATTCAGAGTTTTGTCTATTTTTACAGTGACATGCGTGCGGTTCTTGGcaaaaataaacctgaaaacCAGTGTTGTATACttaagtagtattttttttatatttgtactttactttactaCTTCTATTTCTGacgacttttacttttacttcactacattttctgaaaaaaaatcaatacttttactccattacatttaccTGAGCATCCTCGTTACTCGTTACAAAATAAGAAGGAACGTGATAGCCAATGGACAATCTTCGTTTTGTTGTAGTGGGACTAGTAGCCAATGATGTTGGAGATACAGACCGCAAGACGTTATCATTGGTTTACCCCGTTGTGCGGCGGATGAAATCAGCGGCCAGCGGGTACATTTCAAATTAATGGTTGCATTATCATGTCAGTAGTCTCAGACAAGTCGGGTCTCTAATGTTAtttgaagagaaggaggaagacagagaagcCTAAAATGTCAGAGATGGAGGTGACTGAATCGGCGACTGAACctgaacctgctgctgaaacaacCAGCATAGACGACGATGACGATGAACACCCGTGGCCATACCTGCGGGGAATGTTCAGCTACATCGGAGTGAAAGATTCCTCCTACCGGATGAAATGTCTGCTGTGCCTTCCTAAAAACAGTGAGATATTGGCAAAACTCTCCATCCAATCTTAGGAAACACGTTGAGGTAAGTTATAAAAGACTAATCCTGTGAACtgcaacattcatttttattagttAACGTTAACTGACTGTATTTTTCATAGTGTTAGTTAGCTAACGCTAACGGCTACTAGCTTAGCTACGTTAGTAGTAGTAATGTTTGGAACGTTATCCAGTTCAAGGTAACTTAATGTTAGTTATGGATGGATTGGAAGGGAGATTTAATGATTTAGCCATGTATGTTAATcaactgtaaaaatataacGCTGGAGTTAGACATATTTATCAGTGATGATCGTTCCAAGtggtcacatttttttgttgactttcttctcattcattcattcattcattcattcattcatttattaagcATCAGTGCAATAAATAGTGTTGTTGTGTGAAGGTCAGTGTCAAATTGACACTGACcttcacacaacaacactgacactgtCAATAGACTTTAACGGTGAAGCAAAGAGTGTGTTGTTCCACGCGGTGAAACTATACAGTCGAGGATtacgtttttgtttgtttgtttgcttgttttttgttttttttcttactgccCCTCTGACAAAAAGGCAGTGAGATCCTCACTCTCTCAATGTGTTTCTCTCACTGCTCCAGAGAAAACATCCAAACCAacttaaaaaatatgaagagctgacatcagcaaaaagaaagaggcCTGTAACTGAGACTCcctccaccagcaccaacaGGCAGATGACCACATTTCTGACCACCACCTGTTCTGCTGTGTCCCAAAGGTAAGCTTTATCTTGTTTATTTGCAGTACTTCCTCTGTCACTGTTgctgtagcaaaaaaaaagaaaaaatccctGGTTTTCTTATCTTCTCTCATCTTAGGTCACTTGATAAAGCTGTCTTGAAGTATGTGGTCCATGGACTCCAGCCCCTCTCTCTGGTTGAACAAGAACCATTTATAGAGTTTGTGAAGGATCTGCTGCCTAATGCCAGAGCAAAAATTATGACAAGAGTGACGCTGGGCTCCAGGATGGACGAGGCCGCcaaggagatgaagacagcGGTGACTGAGGCCATGAGGGGAGTTGAGTATATTGCCACCACCACTGACTGCTGGTCTGTCCGAAGACGAAGCTTCATTGGTGTTACTGCCCACTGGATCGACGCAGACACTCTCAAAAGATGCTCGGTAGCCCTAGCCTGCAAACAGCTGAGAGGCTCGCACACTTTCGAGTTGTTGGCAAATGCCCTCAATGATATCCATTCTGAGTTTGGGATTAGAGGAAAGATcgtcagaacaacaacagacaacgGCTCTAATTTTGTCAACGCTTTCCAGGTTTTTGGTGAAGATAACAGTGCAGTGGAAGCAGTTAGTGATGGTGATCGATCTCAACCAAGAGAGgctgaagaggatgaagaggagagtgaagaaGTGGTGTTTGTGGATGTGTCAGGACTTCTGAGCGAAGATGATGGTTTGGAGTTCGAGCTGCCAAAGCACCAGCGCTGCGTTTGTCACCTAATCAACCTCATCGCTACAGTTGATGCTGCAAAAGCAATGTCCAACGAGCCATACAAGAAAATGCACCGTTCAACATTTGGCAAGTGCAGTGCCCTCTGGAACAAATCTTGCCGGTTGACACTTGCAGCTGAAACTGTTTCAGATGTGTGCTCCCTCCAGCTGCTCAGCCCAAATGTTACCAGGTGGAATTCCTTCTTTCTGGCAGTGGAGAGACTACTAAGGATCATCAAAGACAAGGGAGAGGGGGCCATCAGAGTAATCTGCACAGAGTTCAAAGTTCCAATGTAAGTAATAATGTACAGtatcattgttttcataatAGGCTTTATGCACAGCTCCACTGCTTCCTGAACTTAAGCCAGTTTTTATATTTCCTGTCATACATTATTGGACAAACTGAATAatccaggtgtgtctgactATTTTTGTGAggtcagacacacctggattaatcagtttgtccaATAATAAAGCctattttaaattgaaaatgtgaaattttcTGTTTACCCAGCACAAATATTAACTATATCGCAGTTGTATTCCTACTTCCACTTACCATTTTAGTTATTTACTCATCCTGTTATTCTTTTCTGCATCAGATTATGAAGTGTTATTGAatggtgatgtttttgttttttattacaggTTCAATCCAGCCGAACTTGCATTTCTTGCAGAGTATAACGCTGTCATGAGCCCAGTTGCCCAGGCCACCAACATCTTGCAGGCAGAAGAAAATGTCCAGATGGGGTGGCTACAACCCACAATCAACCTGTTGACTGCTAAACTTGACCGAGTCAAGTTGACAGTGAAATACTGCAGGCCTCTGGTGGATGCTCTACAGGTAAGACTCGATGGCAGTGTCATTTCACTTACTGTGCCAAAACAGCCAAAGgaatgtcacaaaaaacaagagCTTGTTTAATTGCGCTCCTTAGTAGGAGAAAGCTTACATGGTAATGCAAttgtttctgatttctgataCAGGCGGGATTGAAGACTCGTTTTGGCCACATGACACAAGACCCGGAGTTAATTGCAGCCGCGATTCTTCTCCCAAAATTCAGAACTTCCTGGACGAAGGATGATGCCACCATCAGAATGGGTAAGGCAACATCCAAATAACATCCAAAAATAACAGTGTATGGCGTGTATGACTTGTAATACTGGCAATTCAATGATCAGTTATAGTTGCATTAATAATGCGTGATTTATATTccttaaaataaaattgattgtgttttatttcgGCATGAACAATGATTCACATATGTCAAACATAGAATACACACTGCAACATAGTTGTCATAACCGAAACCAAACTATTTTGTACAAAACTATGATAACATGTTagaaattatttatatttcatttatcatttatcattcatattttcatccTCACCACAATTCAGGAGTCGACTACATCAGGGAACACCTTGAAGCACCTCCCCTGCAGTCTGATGGTGGCAATCCAAGCTCTTCTGATGAGGAAGACTTCTTTTCCTCACTGCAGTCACCTCACACAGACAGCTCCAAAGAACTGGAGGGATATTTGGCCTTCTCATCAGATAGAATGGAATCACTGAAGTCCTTCCCAGCCTTGTGCAAGCTGTCTCTGAAGCTAAACACACCTTTACCTGCCTCAGCAGCATGTGAAAGGCTGTTTAGCATTGCTGGTCTGGTCTTCAGCCCAAGAAGAGTGAGACTGAGTTCTCGCCATTTTGAGAACCAACTTCTTTTGAGGTTGAACAAAAAGTTTCTCAGGGTTCAGTAATGACTGGATGGACAGTTCAAGTGCTGTCGCACTGAAGTCATGTTAAAGTTCAACCaatcaagtttttgtttgtttgcatcacCTTCGAGCACCAAGAGTTCATTAGgaattattttatattgaatGCACGTGGGTATGAATGTTGGTAGGCATGCATGCTTAAACACTGTAAggatatgtttgtgtatttttgtatatgGTTGGGTTTATGTAAGGAGGCGTTGAAGCTCCTTTATTCTGAGTGTTTAAGTGTCTTGTGACACtttgcaaattaaacaaaacttaaaaactaaattaaacaggaataaagaaaatgttacaacTCAAATTTCTGATTGCATTTTATTAACAgcactttttacttttgatacttaagtacagtaaatACTAgctactttttaacttttactcaagtaatattCTAGCAGgcaactttcacttttacttgagtaatttTCCAGtaaggtacttttacttttactcaagtatggcttttgggtactttatacaacactgctGAAAATGACCTAGACAGTCCTATGGACATACATTCATACCAGCAGCAGCGGCTCAGTAACACAGCCAGCACACAGGAATCCAGTGTGCCCGACGTGATTAGCCCATTCTCTAGCCCTCCATTCCCAAGATACTGCAGCAACATACAGGAAAGATCAGAGCAGACTCTATATGCTGAGGAAGATCAGTAATTTGGAGTGCAGGGTgcactcctgacttctttctatgactctgtaGTGGTATtagccattttctatggagtagtctgctggagcagcagcatctcagcatcTCAGCATCTCAACAGCAGGCAGtaggagacttgataaacttatcaagagGGCCAGCTCCATCCTAAGATGCCCTCTTGACTAAGCGCAgatggtgggagagagcagggtgatggacaagctgtcttCACTGCgggtgcaggagtcccaccccctgcaggtcatTTTCACAACTCCTTCagcaataaacacatttccctgtttgtgggacAGTAAGGcaatactgattctgattctgatatatCAGTCCCATTGACCATTGAATTCTGTCCATACATCCAGATTTCCTAAGATTCATTGTGGGTTTTTTAGGGAAAAGATTATGGCATCTATCTTACCCTCTGATGCAAGAGCAGCccaaaaaaactcaacaatcaCCAATTTCAAACTCTCATCTTCTCACTTCTCACTCATCTTCCTGACAACCACCTACATTTCACCATTATCCCTCATTGTCGATCCTCGATCTCTTACTTACTGAGCTTCTGACCTCTGGCCAAGTGAGGAATAGAAAGAAAATGGGCAGTGGACAGTAAGCTGATCTAATGAAGATAGGTGAAAGGTCATCCTACAAGTTTACACAAGCAATGGTTTGTTGGCAGCTGTTCTGTAGACATATCTACAGCATCTTGGAATTGCTAAGTTGTAAAGACCATGAGGCAGACTCATTGGGCAGACGTCATATTGCCCCTATCCAGACCTAAATGTTTAGGATGCAACTATTTGACTGTAGCCTTGCTGCAGCTGGAGCATCGAGGAAGCCAGGAATTGAGACTCAGGGTGGGGGCATGTCTCGATGAGCATGTAGCTTGGTGGAGATGGTGGTGAAACCAGAAGTGTGTAGCTACTGGCTGATTAGGTGTTGAAGAGTGGGTTTTGTGGGGAAGCTTAGAAGACTAGTCTTTGGTTTATGTTTATGCTTTAACCATTCTTCATTCAAAACATCTGGACAAAAATGTCTCATGTCACGTTTACTGTTTGATCTGATGAATAAAATAGCTTAAGAAAACCCCACACAATTTAGAAACTCTGAATGTTGAATTGATGGTGCTTTTAAGTTGTTACGGCTGATACAGGCTGGATGTGTAATGTTAAAAGCTGATCCTTTCATTCTGTGAACAGGCGGGAGGCGTGttaaatgttgctgctgcaaGGCATTGTGGGACAGAAAAATATCCTTTCCTTTTATAAAGAACAGTCCAGTGTTTCCTGTGCTAAATGACATCTGTACCAATCACTGATCCAAACTTTCATGGCAATCAATCTGTAGTTGTTGAGATATCTCATTCTGAACCCATGCCACTTGCATGGCTTAGTAAGTAAcatactgaaaaagaaaaatcaccaaCAATATATCACCTTGCTCTAATTATTTAGTGTTGACTTTAAAGGCTGTATGGAGCACACATTTTAGTTTAGCTGAGATTAAGAGTAAGTTCATTTGAATTGTATATTTGTAAGGATTGAGTGTTTGAGATGggatgtaatgttttttttctgtttttaaaatgtacccTTTTGTCTAACATGTTTAATGGTTTATTGAAGCCACATGCAATTAGAATAACAAATGACTACATCACAAATAGACCAATAGTCAGAAGTTGTTTAAAGTGGACTGGTATGCTCCAATTTtgtttaaatcatattttttgttttaattcttcaGGTTCTGGGCTTACTGTTAAGTCTGATCTCTTTGCTTTATTTGTGTTAGGTATTCATATACCAAATAGCTGCATTGAGGGACTGGCTCGCATCCCCAATGAAGAAACTGTACTTGCTCAATTCTGTGGGTCATGGACTTCTGTCAAGTATAAAATGTAGAGTACAATTTCCAACACTTTCTTGTGGATTataacatctgaaaaaaaacatttctaaacatttcattttctctgttttcctcactCAACTGTGCTTACCACACAGCCACCACCACAAAAAAGGTAACAGTCCTGATATATACAGACTACCCAGTAACCCAATGCTGTTTTGAAAGAAATAATGGATAATCAACAAGCCTAAAGTTGCTTCTCTGTTTTGGACTCAGAGACAGAATATCAAATGGTAGCAATTAATTAGTCTTCTTCTTGACATGGTCATTTGTCTATTCATGCTCAGGGTCCAATTTCAGGCCCCATGCAGTGTCTTTCTACAGTATGTTTGCCTCAGTGTCAGGCTGCAGTATCTTGAATGTAACTATGAGCTTAACTGATTTTCTGAACCAGGGATAGAAAAAGGAATAAACCACAGGATTTAGACAGGAGTTAAAACTATACAACCACAAAACAAAGGCAGAAGATGAATCATTGAGCAAGTTATCTTGACCTGTCAGAGCAACACAATAATATGGACAGAGACATATTAtaaacaaaactacaacaacTCCAAGAGTCCtggctgctttcatttcagatttctttgCAGTTACTTTCCCTAATTGTGTGACAGCTGTAATATGAGACCGCATGGCACGAGCCTGAGACACAGCCACCACAAATATTCTCAtatacaaaacaacaataacagtaatgggaacaacaaaggaaaaagtgAGATCTGCAAGTCCTGCAATGTAGTTAATGAAATATATACACTCCCCAACACAGGAGTTATACCTGCCAGGTTGTTTGAATATATCCTTCAGGATCAGACTTTGAAAAATTACAGAGCATAcccaacacagacaaacacacatctgaactcttttttgtgtgatttcagtGGAGTAATGCAGAGGATGACAAATAGCCACATAGCGGTCAACAGATATGAGCACCATGGATCCTGTTGAAGCTGAGgaaataatataatttaaatacTGATACAGAATACACATGAGGTACCAGCAGCCATCTATTAGTACAATTTGAAAGAACGTGAGGAGACCAAAGAAGAAATCtgagacagccagagagaggaggaggaggtttgtAGGGGTGTGGAGCTGCCTGGAGGGGAAGACCAGAATgaatttatcattatttatcataTCAATGATTCAGATAACAGCAGATCGAGCACATGACTGAAATACATTCATATTACTATTCATATTAAATTTCAATACTTTTTACTGCTATTCATGagtttaataaataaatggatatCTACTTGAAGTGGGAAATAGAGATGATGACCAGCAGGTtaagagctgcagtgagaagAGAGCTGAAGGAAAGAAGAATGGAAATCAGTGTAGTCTCTAAGTGAGGACGTATCGtcttcctgcaggagctgttGAGGAGTTCTGGAAAGCAGAGTTCAGTGTCCTCCAAGGTCTCCATCACCAGAGAGATGATCACCAGC is part of the Acanthopagrus latus isolate v.2019 chromosome 9, fAcaLat1.1, whole genome shotgun sequence genome and encodes:
- the LOC119025968 gene encoding uncharacterized protein LOC119025968; translated protein: MTTFLTTTCSAVSQRSLDKAVLKYVVHGLQPLSLVEQEPFIEFVKDLLPNARAKIMTRVTLGSRMDEAAKEMKTAVTEAMRGVEYIATTTDCWSVRRRSFIGVTAHWIDADTLKRCSVALACKQLRGSHTFELLANALNDIHSEFGIRGKIVRTTTDNGSNFVNAFQVFGEDNSAVEAVSDGDRSQPREAEEDEEESEEVVFVDVSGLLSEDDGLEFELPKHQRCVCHLINLIATVDAAKAMSNEPYKKMHRSTFGKCSALWNKSCRLTLAAETVSDVCSLQLLSPNVTRWNSFFLAVERLLRIIKDKGEGAIRVICTEFKVPMFNPAELAFLAEYNAVMSPVAQATNILQAEENVQMGWLQPTINLLTAKLDRVKLTVKYCRPLVDALQAGLKTRFGHMTQDPELIAAAILLPKFRTSWTKDDATIRMGVDYIREHLEAPPLQSDGGNPSSSDEEDFFSSLQSPHTDSSKELEGYLAFSSDRMESLKSFPALCKLSLKLNTPLPASAACERLFSIAGLVFSPRRVRLSSRHFENQLLLRLNKKFLRVQ
- the LOC119025940 gene encoding trace amine-associated receptor 13c-like, which codes for METLEDTELCFPELLNSSCRKTIRPHLETTLISILLSFSSLLTAALNLLVIISISHFKQLHTPTNLLLLSLAVSDFFFGLLTFFQIVLIDGCWYLMCILYQYLNYIISSASTGSMVLISVDRYVAICHPLHYSTEITQKRVQMCVCLCWVCSVIFQSLILKDIFKQPGRYNSCVGECIYFINYIAGLADLTFSFVVPITVIVVLYMRIFVVAVSQARAMRSHITAVTQLGKVTAKKSEMKAARTLGVVVVLFIICLCPYYCVALTGQDNLLNDSSSAFVLWLYSFNSCLNPVVYSFFYPWFRKSVKLIVTFKILQPDTEANIL